A window of the Fusarium fujikuroi IMI 58289 draft genome, chromosome FFUJ_chr09 genome harbors these coding sequences:
- a CDS encoding related to glycosyl transferase codes for MIAEALPAPQPRYPSHDLSKFPDTLKGKRILLCTESFGPVNGVSRTTLMLVNHLRAHGAQVAVVAPHNHTEHNTFTPPPSPTMSPADKQPEVRVTGYPLPFNPELSIVYPVRNSTLYSRTFGDDAPPDLIYLASPASLGFQVMLQLRQQPKEKQIPVICNFQTDLAGYCSILFPAPLSHVAVFAFAAVQSYLFSHSSIKTIFYPSSFVKRYLMGQKVPADKLEVLTRGVNTELFNPRMRSEELRKQLAPNGEIIFVTVSRIAGEKGFDFLAKAAKELDARGLNFKLYVVGGNRNPDVEKEVQELFDPLREKGKVIFAGFKVGEDLATAYASGDVFLHCSVTETFGLVVLESMASGVPVIARDEGGPSDIVQQGGNGFLISPDDLDGFVAKAMKLGLDHTLRAQMGQAARSYACEMTWDKINNKVAWRMSDTISEWKRERNGPTNRLSSHLKSQEPLIPIYGWLMMNDAIREAMTRGIVDARLMGGLGVILSFWMVTGWYMVFTECFLWAKGRWRSAERRLSIS; via the coding sequence ATGATTGCTGAAGCTCTACCCGCTCCTCAACCGCGCTATCCCAGCCATGACCTCTCCAAGTTTCCTGATACCCTGAAAGGGAAGCGAATCCTCCTCTGCACCGAGTCTTTTGGGCCTGTCAATGGTGTCAGTCGCACGACTTTGATGCTTGTTAACCATTTAAGGGCACATGGAGCTCAGGTCGCAGTGGTTGCGCCACATAACCATACAGAACACAATACTTTTACGCCGCCACCATCGCCAACTATGTCCCCTGCAGATAAGCAGCCCGAAGTCAGAGTCACTGGATATCCTCTTCCATTCAATCCCGAGCTCTCTATCGTGTACCCGGTGCGCAATTCGACTCTGTACTCAAGAACatttggcgatgatgctcCTCCCGATCTGATCTACCTTGCATCGCCTGCAAGTCTGGGTTTCCAAGTCATGCTTCAACTACGACAACAGCCAAAAGAGAAGCAAATACCCGTCATCTGCAATTTCCAGACCGATCTTGCTGGCTATTGTTCCATCCTATTTCCGGCACCGCTGAGCCACGTTGCGGTCTTTGCATTCGCAGCTGTCCAGAGTTATCTCTTCAGTCACTCCTCGATCAAGACCATATTCTACCCTTCGAGTTTTGTGAAACGATATTTGATGGGCCAGAAGGTGCCAGCAGATAAGCTAGAGGTTCTAACACGAGGTGTCAACACTGAGTTATTCAATCCCCGAATGAGAAGCGAGGAACTGCGGAAACAGCTGGCGCCTAATGGCGAGATCATTTTCGTGACAGTCTCCAGAATCGCTGGCGAGAAAGGCTTCGATTTTCTGGCGAAGGCTGCAAAGGAGCTTGATGCCCGGGGACTCAATTTCAAGCTTTATGTCGTCGGCGGTAATCGCAACCCCGATGTCGAGAAGGAAGTACAAGAGCTTTTTGATCCTCTACGAGAGAAGGGTAAGGTTATCTTCGCCGGTTTTAAGGTCGGGGAAGATCTCGCCACTGCTTATGCTAGCGGCGATGTTTTTCTCCATTGTTCGGTTACAGAAACCTTTGGCCTTGTCGTTTTGGAGTCTATGGCCAGTGGGGTTCCAGTCATCGCTCGTGATGAAGGGGGCCCGTCTGACATTGTCCAGCAAGGAGGAAACGGATTCCTCATCTCTCCAGACGACCTCGATGGTTTCGTAGCCAAGGCCATGAAACTTGGTCTAGACCACACCCTTCGTGCCCAGATGGGCCAGGCCGCAAGATCGTACGCATGCGAGATGACATGGGACAAGATTAACAACAAGGTTGCCTGGCGCATGTCGGACACCATCTCGGAATGGAAGCGCGAGCGGAATGGCCCAACAAACCGACTCTCATCGCATCTCAAGTCCCAGGAGCCGCTTATTCCAATCTACGGGTGGCTTATGATGAACGATGCTATTCGCGAGGCAATGACACGGGGTATTGTCGACGCACGACTCATGGGCGGACTGGGTGTCATTCTATCATTCTGGATGGTAACAGGGTGGTATATGGTCTTCACAGAATGCTTCCTCTGGGCTAAAGGGCGATGGAGAAGTGCAGAGAGAAGATTGTCAATCTCATAG
- a CDS encoding probable UDP-glucose 6-dehydrogenase: MSSNGTQEAPIEVRRICCVGAGYVGGPTAAVVAFQNPHIQVTVVDRDTTRIRRWNSRHPPIYEPGLHDIVRIARDGGRPTKISNEPTTDSEGSSAEEGEITVAERKPNLFFSADIAKHIGEADIVLVAVNTPTKYRGVGAGSATDMTAFEAVTGVVAQYAREGAIIVEKSTVPCRTAQLVADTLNMHRPGVHFEILSNPEFLAAGTAVNDLLYPDRILIGSAPTPSGKRAAEALVKVYNAWIPRERILTTNVWSSELAKLVANSMLAQRISSINSISAVCEQTGADVDEVARAVGVDPRIGNKFLMAGIGFGGSCFKKDVLNLVYLAETMGLPEVAEYWRQVVKMNEYARDRFSNRVIKCLNNTLVGKKVTILGFAFKKNTSDTREAPALEMIKTLLEERPREVAVFDPCCNPLVIKAEIKELLGPLAEGHNITVHGNAYDACESSTAIIIATEFDEFRNQPPPPPAPTPAVQSKTIGRKPNPKADPRPFESATPSANELLALHKHLVQRADVQSHDPLDRFNVEPSCEDDCPDCIQERESKDTGFATGMGSSEEYKPKERVDWVRISESMAKPRWVFDGRGVIDSREMVKLGVRVESVGRQHRF, encoded by the exons atgtcttcaaACGGTACTCAGGAGGCCCCCATTGAGGTACGCCGCATCTGCTGTGTCGGTGCTGGTTACGTTG GTGGCCCTACCGCTGCTGTCGTCGCTTTCCAGAACCCCCACATTCAGGTCACTGTCGTTGACCGAGACACCACTCGCATTCGCCGCTGGAACTCCCGCCACCCCCCTATCTACGAGCCTGGTCTGCACGATATCGTCCGAATTGCCCGTGACGGTGGCCGACCTACCAAGATCTCCAATGAGCCAACCACTGACAGTGAGGGTTCCTCCGCCGAGGAGGGCGAGATCACAGTTGCTGAGCGCAAGCCCAACCTGTTCTTCTCCGCCGACATTGCCAAGCACATTGGCGAGGCCGATATTGTCCTTGTTGCCGTTAACACTCCCACCAAGTACCGTGGTGTTGGTGCCGGCAGCGCCACTGATATGACCGCTTTCGAAGCTGTCACTGGTGTCGTTGCTCAGTACGCCCGCGAGGGAGCCATCATTGTCGAGAAGTCGACTGTTCCTTGCCGAACTGCCCAGCTTGTCGCTGATACT CTTAACATGCACCGCCCTGGTGTCCATTTCGAGATTCTCTCCAACCCCGAGTTTTTGGCTGCCGGTACCGCTGTCAACGATCTCCTCTACCCTGACCGTATCCTGATCGGTTCCGCTCCTACCCCCTCCGGTAAGCGAGCTGCCGAGGCTCTCGTCAAGGTTTACAACGCCTGGATTCCTCGCGAGCGCATTCTGACCACCAACGTCTGGTCTTCCGAGCTCGCTAAGCTTGTTGCCAACTCTATGCTGGCTCAGCGtatctcctccatcaactccatctccGCTGTCTGCGAGCAGACTGGCGCTGATGTCGATGAGGTTGCCCGTGCTGTCGGTGTTGACCCCCGTATTGGTAACAAGTTCTTGATGGCTGGTATCGGTTTCGGTGGTAGCTGCTTCAAGAAGGATGTTCTCAACCTCGTCTACCTTGCTGAGACCATGGGTCTTCCCGAGGTCGCTGAGTACTGGCGCCAGGTTGTCAAGATGAACGAGTATGCCCGTGACCGTTTCTCCAACCGCGTCATCAAGTGTCTCAACAACACTCTCGTTGGCAAGAAGGTTACCATTCTTGGCTTCGCTTTCAAGAAGAACACCTCCGATACCCGTGAGGCTCCCGCtcttgagatgatcaagaccCTTCTTGAGGAGCGCCCCCGTGAGGTGGCTGTCTTCGATCCCTGCTGTAACCCTCTGGTCATCAAGgccgagatcaaggagctcCTCGGACCCCTTGCTGAGGGACACAACATCACTGTCCATGGCAATGCCTACGATGCTTGCGAGTCCAGTaccgccatcatcattgctACTGAGTTCGACGAGTTCCGCAaccagcctcctcctcctcccgcCCCTACACCTGCCGTCCAATCTAAGACCATTGGCCGCAAGCCTAACCCCAAGGCCGACCCTCGTCCTTTCGAGAGCGCCACCCCTAGTGCCAACGAGCTTCTCGCTCTCCACAAGCACCTTGTCCAACGTGCTGATGTCCAATCCCATGACCCTCTGGACCGCTTCAACGTCGAGCCCAGCTGTGAAGACGACTGCCCCGACTGCATCCAGGAACGTGAGAGCAAGGACACTGGCTTCGCCACAGGAATGGGAAGCTCCGAGGAGTACAAGCCCAAGGAGCGCGTTGACTGGGTCCGCATTTCTGAGAGCATGGCCAAGCCCCGTTGGGTCTTTGACGGCCGTGGTGTCATCGACTCTCGAGAGATGGTCAAGCTTGGCGTTCGCGTCGAGAGTGTTGGTCGCCAGCACCGCTTCTAA
- a CDS encoding probable chitosanase precursor, with the protein MGSLRFLLFASIATLASCRDVPDNIKALKESIIKQGSCNDTLAEGFHSADGDDGSYVYCGDHLKDYNVIYLQGTKGKLVNMDIDCDGVQGSSADDGRCGSSGDTQSVTSFQDQLKSYGTDQKDLDANIHPYVVFGNVGTKKNWPTFDAQKHGIKPLSVMAVVCGDKMFYGIWGDENGDDGDEAMVGEASISLATACFGDDMNGDNGHDEDDVLYIAFPGSDAVPGEDGADWDAKNFKDFEESLGGVGDKLVARIEDTDSGASYLWPGTWGMGLLVASAMAAMVV; encoded by the exons ATGGGTTCCCTTCGATTTCTCCTTTTCGCGTCGATCGCCACTCTGGCTTCCTGTCGCGATGTCCCCGATAACATCAAGGCTCTCAAAGAGAGCATCATAAAACAAGGCTCTTGCAATGATACTCTCGCAGAAGGCTTCCACAGCGCCGACGGCGACGATGGCT CATACGTCTACTGCGGCGATCATCTCAAGGACTACAATGTGATATATCTCCAGGGCACCAAAGGCAAGCTCGTCAACATGGACATCGACTGCGATGGAGTCCAGGGCAGTTCTGCAGATGATGGACGCTGTGGCTCATCAGGCGACACACAATCTGTCACGTCCTTTCAAGACCAGCTCAAGTCGTATGGCACGGACCAGAAGGACCTCGATGCCAATATTCATCCTTACGTGGTGTTCGGAAACGTGGGTACGAAGAAGAACTGGCCAACTTTTGATGCGCAAAAGCACGGCATCAAGCCATTGAGTGTGATGGCTGTTGTATGCGGCGACAAAATG TTTTACGGCATCTGGGGCGACgagaatggcgatgatggtgatgaagcaATGGTCGGAGAGGCCTCCATCTCCCTTGCAACGGCTTGCTTCGGTGATGACATGAACGGCGACAATGGccacgatgaagatgatgtatTGTATATCGCCTTCCCTGGTAGCGACGCTGTGCCAGGAGAAGACGGTGCCGACTGGGACGCCAAAAACTTCAAGGACTTCGAAGAGAGTCTCGGTGGTGTCGGAGATAAGCTGGTCGCTCGAATCGAGGACACCGACAGTGGTGCCTCTTACTTATGGCCTGGTACATGGGGAATG GGTCTACTCGTCGCCTCGGCTATGGCTGCCATGGTAGTTTGA